In a single window of the Nitrospinota bacterium genome:
- the ccrA gene encoding crotonyl-CoA carboxylase/reductase — protein MKPLYELGEIPEIGVVPERMLAQVIRQDRFGEPSKAFAQEEIPVPSIGPREVLVMVMAAGVNYNNVWAALGSPVDVIAARQKGGEPEDFHIGGSDASGVVWAVGDEVTNFKVGDEVVVHCGWWNHDDPHVVAGKDPCLSPSMRIWGYEINYGSFAQLAKVQDHMCLPKPPDLTWEEAAAFMLVGATAYRMLHGWSENEVKEGDVVLVWGGAGGLGCMAVQVVKAAGGRAVAVVSSDDKIDFCTNLGAVGVINRKNFDHWGMLPHWKDDEAYGVWFKGARAFGKALWDVLGERISPRIVFEHPGEATIPTSIFVCDTGGMVVICAGTTGYNATVDLRYHWMRQKRLQGSHFANDDQAKGINDLVIAGKVNPCLSRVFEFADTGACHQLMHDNLHPSGNMAILVQARTAGLKTLEEVRQSQP, from the coding sequence ATGAAGCCACTCTACGAACTAGGAGAGATTCCCGAGATCGGGGTGGTTCCCGAGAGGATGCTCGCACAAGTCATCCGCCAGGATCGCTTCGGGGAGCCCTCCAAGGCGTTCGCCCAGGAGGAAATCCCTGTCCCTTCAATCGGGCCACGGGAGGTCCTGGTCATGGTCATGGCCGCCGGGGTCAACTATAATAACGTCTGGGCCGCGCTGGGCTCGCCGGTAGACGTCATCGCTGCTCGGCAAAAGGGCGGGGAGCCGGAGGATTTCCACATTGGCGGCTCCGACGCCTCTGGCGTGGTATGGGCGGTGGGCGATGAGGTCACAAACTTCAAGGTGGGCGACGAGGTGGTGGTCCACTGCGGATGGTGGAACCACGACGACCCCCACGTCGTTGCCGGCAAAGACCCCTGCCTCTCACCCTCAATGAGAATTTGGGGCTACGAGATCAACTACGGCAGTTTCGCCCAGCTAGCCAAGGTCCAGGACCATATGTGCCTGCCCAAACCGCCTGACCTTACATGGGAGGAGGCGGCGGCCTTCATGCTGGTCGGGGCAACCGCCTACCGGATGCTACACGGCTGGTCAGAGAACGAGGTCAAAGAGGGCGATGTGGTGCTGGTCTGGGGCGGGGCTGGCGGGCTTGGTTGCATGGCGGTCCAGGTTGTCAAAGCCGCCGGCGGACGGGCCGTAGCCGTTGTCTCCAGCGACGACAAGATTGACTTCTGTACCAATCTGGGCGCCGTCGGGGTAATCAACCGCAAGAACTTCGACCACTGGGGGATGCTCCCTCACTGGAAGGACGACGAGGCCTACGGCGTGTGGTTCAAAGGGGCCCGGGCGTTCGGCAAGGCCCTCTGGGACGTCCTGGGCGAGCGGATAAGCCCACGGATCGTCTTCGAGCACCCCGGCGAAGCCACCATCCCCACCTCGATTTTCGTCTGCGATACGGGGGGGATGGTGGTAATCTGCGCGGGCACCACCGGCTACAACGCCACGGTGGATCTGCGCTACCACTGGATGCGGCAAAAAAGGCTTCAGGGCTCACACTTCGCCAACGACGATCAGGCCAAAGGAATCAACGATCTGGTCATCGCCGGGAAGGTGAACCCGTGCCTCTCGCGGGTCTTTGAGTTTGCTGATACGGGGGCGTGCCATCAGCTTATGCACGACAACCTCCACCCGAGCGGCAATATGGCCATTCTCGTGCAGGCCAGAACTGCGGGGCTAAAAACCCTGGAGGAAGTTCGCCAGAGCCAGCCGTAG
- a CDS encoding ketoacyl-ACP synthase III: MPGALRSVGIVATGAYVPDHIMPNKDFEKLIDTTDEWIRERTGIHARRIIDPEDTTSDLASRAAMRCLEDAGVDPMEVELMIVATSSPDHIQPPTACVTQGKIGAMNAGAFDVNTVCSGFNHALAVGSAFVADGSHETVLVIGAEAYSRILDFTDRTSCVYFGDGAGAVLLRPVDEGYGLISNYMRADGSKADVIKVLAGAAARPSSEETIANRENYFRMDGKAVWDFATGIVPHGMDACLKKAGLSREDLDFIITHQANVNIIEHIVDFLGMTMDQTHMTIEKYANTAAASIAVTLDEAVRLGKIKKGDIVGLLGFGGGLAWAANVLRWAV, from the coding sequence ATGCCCGGGGCACTAAGATCTGTTGGAATTGTGGCCACGGGGGCATACGTCCCTGACCACATCATGCCGAACAAAGACTTCGAAAAATTGATCGATACTACGGACGAGTGGATCCGCGAGAGGACCGGCATCCACGCTAGGCGCATCATCGACCCTGAGGATACGACTTCTGACCTTGCCTCACGGGCGGCTATGCGATGCCTTGAGGATGCGGGTGTCGACCCCATGGAGGTGGAGTTGATGATTGTCGCTACCTCCTCGCCCGACCACATCCAGCCGCCTACTGCCTGTGTAACCCAGGGAAAGATTGGGGCGATGAACGCGGGCGCCTTCGACGTCAACACCGTCTGCAGCGGATTTAACCATGCCCTCGCTGTTGGGAGCGCCTTTGTGGCCGATGGGTCTCATGAAACCGTGCTGGTGATTGGCGCCGAGGCATACAGCCGTATCCTCGACTTCACTGACCGTACGAGCTGCGTCTACTTCGGCGACGGGGCCGGGGCGGTGCTACTGAGGCCCGTTGATGAGGGATACGGGCTTATTTCCAACTACATGCGGGCCGACGGCTCCAAGGCCGACGTCATTAAGGTGCTGGCCGGAGCGGCTGCCAGGCCATCGAGCGAGGAGACCATCGCGAATCGGGAGAATTACTTCCGTATGGATGGCAAGGCCGTCTGGGATTTCGCCACGGGTATCGTTCCCCACGGGATGGACGCCTGCCTGAAGAAGGCCGGGCTTAGCCGCGAAGACCTTGACTTCATCATCACGCACCAGGCCAACGTCAACATCATCGAGCACATCGTCGACTTCCTTGGCATGACGATGGACCAAACCCACATGACCATCGAAAAGTACGCCAATACGGCGGCCGCTTCCATTGCCGTGACCCTCGATGAGGCGGTTCGGCTCGGGAAGATTAAGAAGGGCGACATCGTGGGGCTGCTGGGGTTCGGTGGGGGGCTGGCCTGGGCTGCGAACGTCTTGCGCTGGGCGGTCTAA
- a CDS encoding electron transfer flavoprotein subunit beta/FixA family protein, whose product MKFLIPVKRVPDPDATIKLTSDGSGIVTDHVSFVISQLDEIALEEALRIREGRGDESEIVAVSIGGEEVVEQIRTALAMGADRGLFVRVEKPLDPHVVATALTKVVEREQPDLIIMGKQSPEDDSTQVGQLLAEHLGWPQATFLAKLTLEEDLTGAVCEREVDGGIETIRVKLPAVFTADVRLNEPRYASLPMIMKARGKPIDEVSLDELGVAYAPVQHIHALELPPGREAGVMVKSVEELVDKLRNEAKVL is encoded by the coding sequence TTGAAATTCTTAATACCCGTCAAGCGCGTGCCCGACCCGGATGCCACCATTAAGCTCACCAGCGACGGTTCGGGAATCGTAACCGACCATGTGAGCTTCGTCATAAGCCAGCTCGATGAGATCGCCCTTGAGGAAGCGCTCCGTATCCGGGAGGGCCGTGGCGACGAGAGCGAAATTGTGGCCGTCTCCATAGGGGGCGAGGAGGTGGTCGAACAGATACGAACGGCTCTGGCGATGGGCGCCGACCGGGGGCTCTTCGTCAGGGTCGAAAAGCCCCTCGACCCCCACGTGGTTGCGACGGCTCTGACCAAAGTGGTCGAGCGGGAGCAACCGGACCTAATCATCATGGGCAAGCAGTCGCCCGAGGATGACTCCACCCAGGTGGGCCAGCTGCTGGCCGAACACCTGGGCTGGCCCCAGGCGACCTTCCTCGCTAAGCTTACCCTTGAGGAGGACCTGACAGGCGCCGTATGCGAGCGCGAGGTGGACGGGGGGATCGAGACCATCCGGGTAAAGCTGCCGGCGGTCTTCACCGCCGACGTCAGGCTCAACGAACCCCGCTACGCAAGCCTTCCCATGATTATGAAAGCCAGGGGCAAGCCCATCGACGAGGTGAGCCTCGACGAGCTTGGAGTGGCCTACGCCCCTGTCCAACACATCCACGCTCTGGAATTGCCCCCGGGACGCGAGGCGGGTGTGATGGTCAAGAGCGTGGAGGAGCTGGTGGATAAGCTCCGAAACGAAGCCAAGGTCTTGTGA
- a CDS encoding cobalamin-dependent protein (Presence of a B(12) (cobalamin)-binding domain implies dependence on cobalamin itself, in one of its several forms, or in some unusual lineages, dependence on a cobalamin-like analog.), with protein sequence MRVERPLRVLVAKPGLDGHDRGAKVIARALREAGMEVIYTGLRSNVEAIVQAAVQEDVDLIGLSLLSGAHKSVCADLAKRLKEEGMEDVPVVIGGVVPRKDYDALSALGVAMVFGQEDSLDSVVKECCRLAEAKREAEEVGWRTDRS encoded by the coding sequence ATGCGCGTCGAGCGTCCGCTGAGAGTTCTGGTGGCCAAACCCGGTCTCGACGGCCATGACCGGGGGGCCAAGGTGATAGCCAGGGCGCTTCGGGAGGCGGGGATGGAGGTCATATACACAGGGTTGCGCTCGAACGTGGAGGCCATCGTCCAGGCGGCTGTCCAAGAGGATGTGGACCTCATCGGGCTCTCCCTCCTCTCCGGAGCCCATAAGAGCGTGTGCGCCGATCTCGCGAAACGCCTGAAAGAGGAGGGCATGGAGGATGTGCCCGTCGTCATTGGGGGGGTCGTCCCCAGGAAAGATTACGACGCCCTCTCGGCGCTCGGGGTTGCTATGGTCTTCGGTCAAGAGGATTCTCTGGATTCGGTCGTCAAGGAATGCTGCCGCTTGGCCGAGGCGAAGCGGGAGGCCGAAGAGGTGGGCTGGAGGACGGACCGGTCATGA
- a CDS encoding acyl-CoA dehydrogenase family protein: MSLLTAEHEEVRRSVRKFTEGEVLPIADEYYQEEKEIPEGLLKALGKLGYFGLVFPPEYGGSGMDYVSLALVAEELSRGWLSVGSVMTRNLITGALLLAHGTEEQKERWLPGLASGEVLSAAAFTEPDYGSDTGGMKCRAVKDGDNYLLTGAKTWCTMANRAHLLCVLARTDPDYSKRHKGLSLFLVEKEPVEGFDPPQLSGEHIPTIGYYGMRSYSLAFEELPVPAANLIGDQENQGFYQLMATYEAARIQTAARAVGVAQGAYDLAKQYAKERVQFDQPISQFQAIRHMLADMATEIEAARQLTYFAAARKDSGQRCDLEAGMAKLYASDMVERVTSSALQIHGGYGYSKEYSVSRYWRDGRLFRVFEGTSEIQREVIARRILD; the protein is encoded by the coding sequence ATGAGTTTATTGACGGCGGAACATGAGGAGGTTCGCCGCTCCGTCCGGAAGTTTACAGAGGGCGAGGTTCTGCCCATCGCCGATGAGTATTACCAGGAGGAGAAGGAGATCCCGGAGGGGCTGCTGAAGGCCCTGGGCAAGCTCGGCTACTTCGGCCTCGTCTTCCCGCCTGAGTACGGGGGCAGCGGGATGGATTACGTGAGCCTCGCCCTGGTCGCCGAGGAGCTCTCACGGGGCTGGCTCAGCGTGGGAAGCGTCATGACCCGCAACCTCATCACGGGGGCGCTTCTGCTGGCCCACGGGACGGAGGAACAAAAGGAGCGCTGGTTGCCGGGGCTGGCCAGCGGCGAGGTCTTGAGCGCCGCGGCCTTTACCGAGCCGGATTACGGCAGCGATACCGGTGGAATGAAGTGCCGGGCCGTCAAGGACGGCGACAACTACCTCCTGACGGGCGCCAAGACCTGGTGCACTATGGCCAATCGGGCCCATCTTCTCTGTGTCCTGGCACGCACCGACCCCGATTACTCCAAGCGCCACAAGGGGCTGTCGCTCTTTCTCGTCGAGAAGGAGCCGGTCGAAGGCTTTGATCCGCCGCAGTTGTCTGGCGAGCACATCCCGACAATCGGCTACTACGGGATGCGCTCTTACAGCCTGGCCTTCGAGGAGCTTCCTGTCCCGGCGGCCAATCTCATAGGAGACCAGGAAAACCAGGGCTTCTACCAGCTCATGGCTACCTACGAGGCGGCCCGCATTCAGACGGCGGCCCGGGCGGTCGGCGTGGCTCAAGGGGCCTACGATCTCGCCAAGCAGTACGCTAAGGAACGAGTCCAATTTGATCAGCCGATCTCTCAGTTCCAGGCCATACGACACATGCTGGCCGATATGGCCACCGAGATCGAGGCGGCCCGACAGCTGACCTACTTCGCCGCAGCACGCAAGGACTCGGGTCAGCGGTGCGACCTAGAGGCTGGCATGGCGAAGCTCTACGCCTCGGATATGGTCGAGCGGGTTACCAGCAGCGCCCTCCAGATTCACGGGGGCTACGGCTACTCCAAGGAATACTCGGTCAGCCGCTACTGGCGAGACGGGCGCCTTTTTCGGGTCTTCGAAGGAACGAGCGAGATTCAACGCGAGGTCATCGCCAGACGCATATTGGATTAA
- the rny gene encoding ribonuclease Y has translation MSPILVHPAILFAIPIVGLALGILVHKVIAARRVKGAKAETVQIRSAAEREAETLRKEARIEAKELIYQAQQDFESKTKDRRQELLDLERRMSKKEEILDKKADYIETKDQEIREQEKTLQENREVLAARQAEAQRLVDRHIVVLEEMSGLSREDAKAEIIERLTDEARRDAVNRLRKIDEETAATAEKKAQNILSIAMERCATDMVVESTVSVVALPSDEMKGRIIGREGRNIRALEAATGVDLIIDDTPEAVILSAFDPVKREITRIALERLIKDGRIHPGRIEEMVAKVKKEMDQLIQEEGEAAAFELGIEGLHPEIIKLVGRLKYRTSYGQNSLKHVKEVAHLCGMMASELGIDATMARRAGLLHDIGKSIDHQTKGSHVEIGLDIARRYGEPEPVLDAIASHHEGQEPTCIEAVLVSTADTLSAARPGARRAMLESHIKRLTQLEEVGNSFRGVRSTYAIQAGREVRVLVEPEAIPDKETYLLARDIAKKIEAEMAYPGEIKVTVIRETRATDFAR, from the coding sequence GTGAGCCCAATACTCGTCCACCCGGCGATATTATTCGCTATACCCATAGTAGGGTTAGCTTTAGGGATACTCGTCCATAAGGTGATCGCGGCCCGACGGGTCAAGGGTGCGAAGGCAGAGACCGTTCAGATTCGCTCCGCGGCCGAGAGGGAAGCCGAGACGCTCCGCAAGGAGGCTCGTATAGAGGCGAAGGAGCTCATCTACCAGGCCCAGCAGGATTTTGAAAGCAAGACGAAGGACCGACGGCAGGAGCTCTTGGACCTCGAGCGGCGGATGTCAAAGAAGGAGGAAATCCTCGATAAGAAAGCGGATTATATTGAGACGAAAGACCAAGAGATTAGGGAGCAGGAAAAGACTCTCCAAGAGAACAGGGAGGTGCTGGCCGCAAGGCAGGCCGAGGCCCAGCGTCTCGTTGACCGCCACATAGTTGTCCTCGAGGAGATGAGCGGCCTGAGCCGAGAGGACGCCAAGGCTGAGATAATCGAGCGGCTTACAGACGAGGCGCGGCGCGACGCAGTCAACCGTCTCCGGAAAATCGATGAAGAAACGGCTGCCACCGCGGAAAAGAAGGCCCAGAATATCCTCAGCATTGCCATGGAGCGCTGTGCGACGGATATGGTGGTGGAGTCTACCGTAAGCGTTGTCGCTTTGCCCAGCGACGAGATGAAGGGCCGCATCATCGGGCGCGAGGGGCGCAACATACGGGCCCTGGAGGCGGCCACCGGCGTCGACCTCATCATTGACGACACCCCCGAGGCGGTCATCCTCTCAGCTTTCGATCCCGTTAAACGCGAGATCACCCGTATCGCCTTGGAGCGGCTCATCAAAGACGGCCGCATCCACCCGGGCCGTATTGAGGAGATGGTCGCCAAGGTCAAGAAGGAAATGGATCAGCTCATTCAAGAGGAAGGCGAAGCGGCGGCTTTCGAGCTTGGGATCGAAGGGCTCCATCCCGAAATCATCAAGCTCGTGGGCCGGCTCAAGTACCGGACCTCTTACGGCCAGAACAGCCTAAAGCACGTCAAAGAGGTGGCGCACTTGTGCGGGATGATGGCCTCCGAGCTTGGCATTGACGCAACAATGGCCAGGCGTGCGGGCTTGCTCCACGACATCGGCAAGTCCATCGACCACCAGACCAAGGGGAGCCACGTCGAGATAGGCCTCGATATCGCCCGCCGGTACGGCGAGCCCGAGCCGGTTCTCGATGCTATAGCCAGCCATCACGAGGGCCAGGAGCCTACGTGCATCGAAGCGGTCCTCGTCTCCACCGCCGACACCTTGAGCGCGGCACGCCCGGGGGCGCGCCGGGCGATGTTGGAGTCCCACATCAAGCGCCTCACACAGCTCGAGGAGGTTGGCAACTCCTTCCGTGGGGTGAGGAGCACGTACGCCATTCAGGCGGGTCGTGAGGTGCGGGTCCTTGTTGAGCC
- a CDS encoding 5-formyltetrahydrofolate cyclo-ligase — MMPKAGFREAARLRRSQMSPEERRRSSEAVSQRLSRLDVIRPEATVCFYLATAEEVETRPLVGRALEVGCRVVVPRVAAEGRLELYPIEALEGQVELGAFGIEEPRLGAAPPLEAEAVDCFIVPGVAFDPSGRRCGTGRGYFDRLLSRRAPESVVVALAFECQLQPALPAEEHDVPMDFICTERRILDCRRQSGGPLPEPQLTARKEKEVETL, encoded by the coding sequence ATGATGCCCAAGGCCGGCTTCCGTGAAGCGGCGCGGTTGCGACGCAGTCAGATGAGCCCGGAAGAGCGGCGCCGAAGTAGCGAGGCTGTGAGCCAGAGGCTTTCACGCCTCGATGTTATCCGCCCCGAAGCGACGGTCTGCTTCTACCTCGCTACGGCCGAGGAAGTGGAGACCCGACCTTTGGTGGGCCGAGCCCTGGAGGTCGGCTGCCGTGTGGTCGTGCCTCGGGTGGCCGCCGAGGGACGCCTGGAACTTTACCCCATCGAGGCTCTGGAGGGACAGGTGGAACTCGGCGCCTTTGGCATCGAGGAGCCCCGCCTAGGAGCAGCCCCGCCCCTCGAGGCTGAGGCGGTGGACTGCTTCATCGTACCTGGGGTGGCTTTCGATCCCTCAGGCAGACGATGCGGCACGGGCCGTGGCTACTTCGACCGGCTCTTGAGCCGTCGCGCCCCGGAAAGCGTGGTCGTTGCCCTGGCGTTTGAATGTCAGCTTCAGCCGGCCCTGCCGGCCGAAGAGCACGATGTGCCAATGGATTTCATCTGTACCGAGAGGCGGATTCTTGACTGCCGCAGACAATCCGGAGGGCCGTTGCCGGAGCCACAACTTACGGCCCGGAAGGAGAAGGAGGTGGAGACGCTGTGA
- a CDS encoding 3-hydroxyacyl-CoA dehydrogenase family protein, translated as MTISKVGIVGSGLMGSGIAQVVAQVGTPTVLVKATGGEVDSLRDRVEGRMAKAVDTGRLEAEVRDTVVANLSYTATLDDLKGCGLVVESIVEDLETKKTLFRTLDERLGPEAILASNTSTLSITSLASATGEERRRRFLGCHFFNPPVVMGLVEVVPTVETDPAVVETVRAFMLELGKTPIVVRDSRGFMVNRLLAPYLLDAVRLLERGLGTIADFDTAMREAAGMPMGPFELIDYIGIDVVHAMASNLYEEYRSEAFAPPELLNRMLTLGFVGRKGGRGFYDYTAKPPAPNEELVRGFKSP; from the coding sequence ATGACCATCTCAAAGGTTGGCATCGTTGGCTCCGGGCTCATGGGAAGCGGCATTGCTCAGGTGGTCGCCCAAGTGGGGACGCCGACGGTCCTTGTGAAGGCCACTGGTGGGGAGGTGGACTCTCTTCGGGACCGCGTGGAGGGGCGCATGGCCAAGGCCGTCGACACGGGGCGGCTCGAGGCCGAGGTGCGCGATACCGTGGTTGCAAACCTCTCGTACACGGCGACCCTTGACGATTTGAAAGGCTGCGGGCTGGTGGTTGAGTCCATCGTGGAGGATCTGGAGACGAAGAAGACCCTCTTCCGCACGCTTGATGAGCGTCTCGGCCCCGAGGCAATCTTGGCGAGCAACACCTCGACCCTATCGATCACGTCCCTGGCCAGTGCGACGGGCGAGGAGCGGAGGCGGCGCTTTCTAGGTTGTCACTTCTTCAACCCCCCGGTGGTGATGGGGCTCGTCGAGGTGGTCCCGACCGTAGAGACCGACCCTGCCGTGGTCGAGACGGTCAGGGCTTTCATGCTCGAACTTGGCAAAACACCCATCGTCGTGCGCGACTCCCGAGGCTTCATGGTCAATCGTCTTCTGGCGCCTTACCTGTTGGATGCCGTCCGTCTTCTGGAGCGTGGCCTGGGGACCATCGCCGATTTCGATACCGCCATGCGCGAGGCTGCTGGGATGCCGATGGGTCCCTTTGAACTGATCGACTACATCGGCATCGACGTCGTCCACGCCATGGCCAGCAATCTATACGAGGAGTATCGAAGCGAGGCCTTCGCCCCTCCGGAGCTGCTGAACCGAATGCTGACGCTCGGTTTCGTCGGGCGCAAAGGGGGCCGCGGCTTCTACGACTATACCGCCAAGCCGCCGGCCCCAAATGAGGAACTGGTGCGGGGCTTCAAAAGCCCTTAG
- a CDS encoding methylmalonyl-CoA mutase, producing the protein MSENEDPKEEKFSTRSGLPIGPLYGPEAMPPDQYSEKLGDPGQYPYTRGIYPTMYRGRMWTMRQYAGMGTALETNERFRYLLDEGQTGLSVALDLPTQLGYDSDAPEASGEVGRVGVAIDSLRDMEQIFEGIPLDKVSTSFTINATAPILLAMYQAVGDAQGVPPSRLRGTVQNDILKEFGARGAWVLPVDPSMKLVVDCIEYCATEMPAFNPISIASHFRDAGATPVEEMAYTLADGKAYVRAALDRGLDVDAFAPQLSWFFYTYTNFFEEVAKYRAGRRMWARIMREEFGAKDPKSWMLRAACVCGGHSLTKQEPLNNIARLTIEMMAVACAGLQSVFTAAYDEAFAIPTEESARTSLRIQQIVAYETDIPNTPDPLGGSYFVEGLTDAMEEAIVEVMDEIEARGGMVECLKSGYIQQRIAERASEHERAVGSGERVIVGVNRFGSGEPPADMEIYEMDSNIEQGQVSSLQDVRNGRDGTAVARTLTALEEAARTGANTLPPLVECVKAYATVGEMMGVFLKVFGAYIPLTSY; encoded by the coding sequence ATGAGCGAGAACGAGGATCCCAAGGAGGAGAAGTTTTCGACGCGTAGCGGGCTTCCCATCGGGCCGCTGTACGGGCCAGAAGCCATGCCGCCCGATCAGTACTCGGAAAAGCTCGGCGACCCGGGCCAGTACCCCTATACCCGGGGTATTTATCCGACGATGTACCGCGGGCGGATGTGGACCATGCGCCAATACGCGGGGATGGGCACCGCTCTGGAGACCAACGAACGGTTCCGCTACCTGCTCGATGAGGGACAGACGGGACTCTCGGTGGCGCTCGACCTGCCGACCCAGCTCGGCTACGACTCCGACGCGCCAGAGGCTTCCGGCGAGGTGGGCCGGGTCGGGGTCGCCATCGACTCGCTTAGGGACATGGAGCAGATATTTGAGGGCATTCCGCTCGATAAGGTCTCCACGTCTTTCACAATCAACGCCACAGCTCCGATTCTGCTCGCCATGTACCAGGCCGTGGGCGACGCCCAGGGGGTCCCTCCGAGCCGGCTGCGCGGCACAGTTCAAAACGACATCTTGAAAGAGTTCGGCGCGCGCGGGGCCTGGGTCCTGCCGGTCGACCCGAGCATGAAGCTGGTGGTGGACTGCATCGAGTACTGCGCAACAGAGATGCCGGCCTTCAATCCCATCTCAATTGCGAGCCACTTCCGCGACGCAGGGGCCACGCCGGTCGAGGAGATGGCATACACCCTGGCCGACGGCAAGGCGTACGTGCGGGCGGCCCTGGACCGGGGCCTCGATGTCGATGCCTTCGCGCCCCAGCTCTCGTGGTTCTTCTACACCTATACCAACTTTTTTGAGGAAGTGGCCAAATACCGGGCAGGACGGCGCATGTGGGCCCGGATAATGCGTGAGGAGTTCGGGGCCAAAGACCCCAAGAGCTGGATGTTGCGGGCCGCCTGTGTATGTGGCGGCCACTCACTGACCAAGCAGGAGCCGCTCAACAACATCGCCAGGCTTACTATTGAGATGATGGCGGTGGCCTGCGCGGGGCTTCAGAGCGTCTTCACGGCCGCCTACGATGAGGCCTTCGCTATTCCTACCGAGGAGAGCGCCAGGACCTCCCTGCGCATCCAGCAGATCGTGGCCTACGAGACCGACATTCCGAACACCCCGGACCCGCTTGGAGGGAGCTATTTCGTGGAGGGCCTCACCGATGCGATGGAAGAGGCTATCGTCGAGGTGATGGACGAGATAGAGGCCCGCGGGGGCATGGTCGAGTGTCTCAAGTCCGGATACATCCAGCAGCGCATCGCCGAGCGGGCCAGCGAGCACGAGCGGGCCGTTGGCTCCGGCGAGCGGGTGATTGTCGGGGTCAACCGCTTCGGGTCGGGGGAGCCCCCGGCGGATATGGAAATCTATGAGATGGATAGCAACATTGAGCAGGGACAGGTATCAAGCCTCCAGGATGTACGCAACGGCAGAGACGGCACGGCCGTTGCCCGGACATTAACGGCTCTGGAAGAGGCGGCTCGCACCGGGGCCAACACGTTGCCCCCTCTGGTCGAGTGCGTAAAGGCGTACGCCACCGTGGGCGAAATGATGGGGGTCTTCCTGAAGGTTTTCGGGGCCTACATTCCGCTGACGAGCTATTAA
- a CDS encoding tetratricopeptide repeat protein, protein MTLREDNESSTQTPRETAPEPTPPSIPLTVAMLAGLIVLTSIAWRVDSRLHSSLFKKPATAVARVGRTEVAKEPLIEDLPRPEQKAEEPPVAPEEQFAPEERFAPEERFAPEDMKPPVAEGAPLTEADRYFLQATSDYEAKDYKAAAEALRQGLALEPDNTVQQAMFAMVLSYQERWAESAEAYRKALKGQPNDALLHLGLGVALHRQERPQEAVESMERAVALNPELEEAHRMLEFLTREPEGTLEKVWFEHNVQIKGWEGFWIHAACTANFWNKRQGVLRVAFYHEDGRPVYGIFSNFVLTNGQAVIEGHFTPPHRKTRYKDLHLFFPYKGLRLGEGDHRLKAQLELEGPTGGVLATQWASIMLEVLETAYNGAVEEARSSSVP, encoded by the coding sequence ATGACTCTGCGGGAAGACAACGAATCCTCGACACAGACGCCCCGTGAAACGGCTCCCGAACCCACCCCGCCAAGCATTCCTCTGACAGTGGCAATGCTCGCCGGCCTCATTGTCCTTACCTCCATTGCCTGGCGGGTAGACTCCAGACTGCACTCCAGCCTATTCAAGAAACCTGCTACCGCCGTGGCACGTGTCGGGCGAACCGAGGTCGCCAAGGAGCCCCTCATCGAGGACCTCCCCCGGCCGGAGCAGAAAGCGGAAGAACCCCCCGTCGCCCCAGAGGAGCAATTCGCCCCAGAGGAACGTTTCGCCCCAGAGGAGCGTTTCGCCCCCGAAGATATGAAACCCCCTGTCGCCGAGGGGGCGCCACTTACAGAGGCCGACCGCTATTTTTTGCAAGCGACAAGCGACTACGAGGCCAAGGACTACAAGGCGGCAGCGGAGGCGCTTCGCCAAGGGCTCGCCCTGGAGCCCGACAACACCGTCCAGCAGGCAATGTTCGCAATGGTGCTCTCGTACCAGGAGAGGTGGGCTGAGTCGGCTGAGGCATACCGCAAGGCCCTCAAAGGGCAGCCTAACGACGCGCTGCTCCACCTCGGGTTGGGCGTGGCCCTCCACCGCCAGGAGCGGCCTCAGGAGGCCGTGGAGAGCATGGAGCGGGCAGTGGCCCTCAATCCCGAGCTGGAGGAAGCTCATCGGATGTTGGAATTCCTGACCCGAGAGCCGGAAGGGACGCTAGAGAAGGTTTGGTTTGAACACAACGTCCAGATTAAGGGATGGGAGGGATTTTGGATTCACGCAGCCTGCACGGCCAACTTCTGGAATAAACGCCAGGGTGTGCTACGGGTGGCCTTCTATCACGAGGACGGACGGCCGGTCTACGGCATCTTCTCCAATTTTGTCCTCACCAACGGCCAGGCGGTTATTGAAGGGCACTTTACACCACCCCACCGAAAGACACGGTATAAGGACCTCCACCTCTTTTTTCCCTATAAAGGGCTACGCCTCGGCGAAGGCGATCATCGCCTAAAAGCCCAATTGGAACTGGAGGGTCCAACAGGAGGGGTTCTCGCAACGCAGTGGGCGTCGATCATGCTGGAAGTGCTGGAGACAGCCTATAATGGGGCGGTGGAAGAGGCTCGCTCCTCGTCTGTTCCTTAA